One window of Brevibacterium pigmentatum genomic DNA carries:
- a CDS encoding VOC family protein: MLNTSSFDHLVIAVPDLEEYVEQSANLLGVKAIDGGAHPGLGTANALLGLELGDDLTESLGLARPRGANPLTYLEILGPDPEQDPALAAGRLAGITAPTVQRWAIRPDDFDGVVTAAARSREPRVDLGEVHDMTRRRPDGVVLDWRLTRRTPLPWSGIQPFLIDWKDSEHPASQEMPWARIEKLWAASDEPAAVGSVLDFFGIALDIIAPGRQEGETEGLHAHLKGPGGSWTL, encoded by the coding sequence ATGTTGAACACATCGAGTTTCGATCATCTGGTGATCGCCGTTCCCGACCTTGAGGAATATGTTGAGCAATCAGCGAATCTTCTGGGGGTGAAAGCGATCGACGGTGGGGCCCATCCGGGGCTGGGTACAGCCAATGCGCTGCTCGGGCTCGAGCTCGGCGATGACCTCACCGAGTCCCTCGGACTCGCGCGTCCACGTGGTGCGAACCCGCTCACATACCTCGAGATCCTCGGCCCCGACCCCGAGCAGGACCCGGCACTCGCGGCAGGGCGCTTGGCCGGGATCACGGCACCGACCGTGCAGCGGTGGGCGATCCGTCCGGACGATTTCGACGGCGTCGTCACGGCAGCTGCGCGGTCACGGGAACCGCGCGTCGACCTCGGCGAGGTCCATGACATGACCCGACGCCGACCGGACGGGGTGGTCCTCGATTGGCGCCTGACCAGGCGCACCCCGCTGCCGTGGTCGGGAATCCAGCCGTTCCTCATCGATTGGAAGGACTCCGAGCATCCGGCGAGCCAGGAGATGCCGTGGGCCCGCATCGAGAAGCTGTGGGCCGCGAGTGACGAGCCTGCTGCGGTCGGTTCGGTCCTCGACTTCTTCGGCATTGCTCTCGACATCATTGCCCCAGGCCGCCAAGAGGGGGAGACTGAGGGCCTACACGCTCATCTGAAAGGTCCGGGTGGATCATGGACACTCTGA
- a CDS encoding TIGR04028 family ABC transporter substrate-binding protein, with translation MTDHRLSTSARLTQRLTDRRLDRRSVLSLGLGFGTLLTLSACTPHDSGSLAEGEPVRGGVLTYFEPQTWTLLYPPSVGFYPNGGIMNNISARLLWQDPETLELHPWLATDLPETDADATTYTFTIRKGVTYSDGSPLTPENVAKNFDLFGRGDEARTLPVSEQISNYERSEVLDGNRVRFHFSAPSPGFAQATSTMNAGLLADSTLDLDAEGFGPGGATQIHTCGPFHITDETIGTKLSVRAREDYDWAPPHLKHQGRAHLDGIDYLTNNEYSVRIGAVLSGQADGVRDVQAPDESRVTEQGLRLYAKATNGINNSINFRFRHDLLGDIDVRRALIAAIDRQEIVDKLFTPNYPLATGLLAKGAMGYTDQSGSWDFDPDKANRLLDQAGWSERNGQGYRVKDGTPLALTVNIALPQPRSNEVQTLIQQQLRRVGVRLSINPGDQSKQTLDALELDTVQIYHSMVARADFDNLRSNYSSVNRDVFLNGVDRADADDDSVDPKIDELLDTLASEPNHEKRQEAAEAVQNYLVDQAYVLPFFEEPQVFAFRRRVHGFTTEPVGRPDFYSTWLAGEK, from the coding sequence ATGACGGATCACCGTCTCTCCACCTCAGCGCGTCTGACTCAGCGCCTGACCGACCGACGCCTCGACCGCCGCTCGGTACTGAGCCTCGGTCTCGGTTTCGGCACTCTGCTCACCCTCAGCGCCTGCACTCCCCATGACTCCGGTTCCTTGGCCGAGGGCGAACCCGTCCGCGGCGGGGTGCTCACCTACTTCGAACCCCAGACCTGGACTCTGCTCTACCCGCCGTCGGTCGGCTTCTACCCCAACGGCGGAATCATGAACAACATCTCGGCACGCCTGCTGTGGCAGGATCCCGAGACCCTCGAGCTCCATCCGTGGCTGGCCACGGACTTGCCGGAGACCGACGCCGACGCCACGACCTACACCTTCACCATCCGCAAGGGCGTGACCTATTCGGACGGTTCGCCGCTGACACCGGAGAATGTGGCGAAGAACTTCGACCTCTTCGGTCGCGGCGACGAAGCCCGCACGCTGCCGGTGTCCGAGCAGATCTCGAACTATGAACGCAGCGAAGTCCTCGACGGAAATCGGGTCCGGTTCCACTTCTCAGCACCTTCCCCCGGCTTCGCCCAGGCGACCTCGACGATGAACGCGGGGCTGCTCGCCGATTCCACTCTCGACCTCGACGCCGAAGGCTTCGGCCCGGGCGGAGCCACGCAGATCCACACCTGCGGCCCCTTCCACATCACTGACGAGACGATCGGCACGAAGCTCTCCGTCCGTGCCCGCGAGGACTACGACTGGGCGCCCCCGCACCTGAAGCATCAGGGCCGGGCCCACCTCGACGGCATCGACTACCTGACGAACAACGAATACTCCGTGCGCATCGGAGCCGTGCTCTCCGGGCAGGCAGACGGTGTTCGCGACGTCCAGGCCCCCGATGAGTCCCGCGTGACCGAACAGGGCCTGCGCCTCTATGCGAAGGCGACGAACGGAATCAACAACAGCATCAACTTCCGGTTCCGCCACGACCTGCTGGGCGACATCGACGTCCGGCGAGCGCTCATCGCCGCCATCGATCGACAGGAGATCGTCGACAAGCTCTTCACCCCGAACTACCCGCTGGCCACCGGCCTGCTGGCCAAGGGCGCCATGGGCTACACCGACCAGTCCGGATCATGGGACTTCGACCCGGACAAGGCGAACCGCCTCCTCGACCAGGCCGGCTGGAGCGAGCGCAACGGGCAGGGCTACCGTGTCAAGGACGGAACTCCGCTGGCGCTGACGGTGAATATCGCACTGCCGCAGCCGCGGTCGAACGAGGTCCAGACCCTCATCCAACAGCAGCTGCGCCGCGTGGGGGTACGCCTGTCGATCAACCCCGGGGACCAGTCGAAGCAGACGCTCGACGCCCTCGAACTCGACACCGTGCAGATCTACCACTCGATGGTCGCCCGCGCCGACTTCGACAATCTGCGCTCGAACTACTCCTCGGTCAATCGCGACGTCTTCCTCAACGGAGTCGACCGCGCGGACGCCGACGACGATTCGGTCGACCCGAAGATCGACGAACTCCTCGACACGCTCGCTTCCGAACCGAACCATGAGAAACGGCAGGAGGCCGCCGAGGCGGTCCAGAACTACCTCGTCGACCAGGCCTATGTGCTGCCGTTCTTCGAAGAACCACAGGTCTTCGCATTCCGCCGCCGCGTCCACGGCTTCACCACCGAACCCGTGGGCCGCCCCGACTTCTACAGCACCTGGCTGGCAGGAGAGAAATGA
- a CDS encoding ABC transporter permease, which translates to MILDTRYLLLRLGQAVLVLLLAFTAAFILLSLIPGDGVTARFADPALGLSPDQIAEIRNATGADESWFGRYLTSLTGFLTGNFGYSVQTGAAVSTIIAAALPSTAVLAASGFVTALVLAVIIAVFATFGPATGPTAKVRRVLDSVPSLFISIPVFWLGILLIQVFSFQLGLVSVVDPGPAEALVLPTLTVAVPLSAPIAQVLIRSITEVQASGFVKVTTAKGASELWILVHTVARNAVLPGLTIIGLVFGELVAGAVVTETVFGRNGIGLITAQAVTHRDNPILLAVVVIATFGYVIINLAVDLLYPVIDVRLRTKRSTASAGRPLRSHDEPSRRALTATAASVGVDLDWDDEAKEKDS; encoded by the coding sequence ATGATCCTCGACACCCGCTACCTCCTCCTGCGCCTGGGCCAGGCGGTCCTCGTGCTGCTGCTCGCGTTCACCGCGGCATTCATCCTGCTCAGCCTCATCCCCGGTGACGGCGTCACGGCCCGCTTCGCCGATCCGGCCCTCGGCCTCTCCCCCGATCAGATCGCCGAGATCCGAAACGCCACCGGTGCCGACGAGTCCTGGTTCGGCCGCTACCTCACGAGTCTCACCGGGTTCCTCACCGGGAACTTCGGCTATTCGGTCCAGACCGGTGCCGCCGTGTCGACGATCATCGCAGCAGCACTGCCCTCGACCGCGGTGCTCGCTGCCTCCGGGTTCGTCACCGCACTCGTCCTTGCCGTGATCATCGCCGTCTTCGCGACCTTCGGACCGGCCACCGGGCCGACGGCCAAGGTGCGGCGAGTCCTCGACTCGGTGCCCAGTCTCTTCATCTCCATCCCGGTGTTCTGGCTCGGAATCCTGCTCATCCAGGTCTTCTCCTTCCAGCTCGGTCTCGTCTCCGTCGTCGACCCCGGCCCTGCCGAGGCGCTCGTGCTGCCGACCCTGACCGTGGCGGTTCCGCTGTCGGCCCCGATCGCCCAGGTGCTCATCCGCTCCATCACCGAGGTGCAGGCTTCCGGATTCGTCAAGGTCACCACGGCCAAGGGCGCCTCCGAACTGTGGATCCTCGTCCACACCGTCGCCCGCAATGCGGTGCTGCCGGGGCTGACGATCATCGGCCTCGTCTTCGGCGAACTCGTCGCCGGCGCCGTGGTCACCGAGACCGTATTCGGCCGCAACGGCATCGGACTCATCACCGCCCAAGCGGTCACCCACCGAGACAATCCGATCCTGCTGGCCGTCGTGGTCATCGCCACCTTCGGCTACGTCATCATCAACCTCGCAGTCGACCTCCTCTACCCCGTCATCGACGTCCGACTGCGCACGAAACGCAGCACCGCCTCGGCGGGCAGGCCACTGCGCAGCCACGACGAACCCTCACGTCGCGCCCTGACGGCGACCGCGGCCAGCGTCGGCGTCGACCTCGACTGGGACGACGAGGCGAAGGAGAAGGACTCATGA
- a CDS encoding VOC family protein, which produces MDTLNTIPAQLDHLIITVPDLEAGVAAVEEATGVRAVPGGSHPGRGTANFLLGLAPTGWPEGAHTYLEILGPDPQQEKPADGTLPLDADLATEPTLQTWAIHPPAFLAKVAAANTAGIDFGEVQDMARDTAEGDRLEWRLTTRSPLPHEGAQPFLIDWGESVHPAEAALPTLELLEFRVESPEPEAAQQVLEVLGAGDTTVVEGSDCRLRAQLRGPGGVLEF; this is translated from the coding sequence ATGGACACTCTGAACACCATTCCCGCGCAGCTCGACCACCTCATCATCACGGTGCCCGACCTCGAGGCCGGGGTCGCCGCCGTCGAAGAGGCCACCGGGGTGCGTGCGGTTCCCGGCGGCTCGCACCCGGGGCGGGGGACCGCGAACTTCCTCCTCGGGCTCGCCCCGACGGGCTGGCCGGAGGGAGCGCACACCTACCTCGAGATCCTCGGCCCCGACCCGCAGCAGGAGAAGCCCGCTGACGGCACCCTTCCGCTCGACGCAGATCTGGCCACCGAGCCGACCCTGCAGACCTGGGCCATCCACCCGCCGGCGTTCCTCGCGAAGGTCGCGGCCGCGAACACCGCGGGAATCGACTTCGGCGAGGTCCAGGACATGGCCCGCGATACTGCCGAAGGCGACCGTCTCGAGTGGCGGCTGACCACGCGTTCTCCGCTGCCGCACGAGGGTGCGCAGCCGTTCCTCATCGACTGGGGCGAATCCGTCCATCCCGCCGAGGCGGCCCTGCCCACCCTTGAGCTGCTCGAATTCCGTGTGGAATCCCCGGAGCCCGAGGCGGCGCAGCAGGTGCTCGAGGTGCTCGGGGCCGGTGACACCACGGTGGTCGAGGGGTCGGACTGTCGTCTGCGCGCGCAGTTGCGCGGTCCCGGCGGCGTCCTCGAGTTCTGA